GTTACGTTGGACCTTGTAACTCGTTTGTGGATTTCACTGATTTCTCTAGAGAATCTAAGAGACTATGGGCAGTGAGTATGCTTATAGGCTAACCGATGTTGTAGGAATCGTGTGGAACAGGGTGGCCTTGTATGGTATGCTAAGCGTGCATTAATGTGTGAACTATTAGAGAAATTGCTCATTTGTGTTCGAGGAGTGCCCTCTGGACTGGACTAAGGATTCCGATGGCTCCTGCTTGGCACCTCCGTCCTACAAGGGCTCTTGTGATAGAAAATTCCACTTTACTCACTACACTCAAAGTAACTCTTTAATCATTTCATCTTAATTTTCAACTCTACAGAAATGAAGCTGGAGTACCTAAAAAGCTGTGATATCGCATTTGAATGTTCAAACTGTTGCAAAAAGGACTATGACAAGTGCCCAAGTTCGTCACcgtgtttaaaaaatggcCATTTAGATAATTGGAAGGGAGGCGGCAATAACACCTGCACCAGTCCGAGCTACGATGAGTACTGCTCCAAATTATACTCCGACATCGTTGCTGctactaataataataataaggCATCTTCTATGAATAGGGCTTCAAGTACTCAAAACAACAAACTGGTTATTAGCTTAAACGCTCTGAGCTATGATAACAAGGTTTTATTCGAATCCAAGTGTTCAATCGTCAACTTCCCCTGTGCTGAAACTGACGAGTATAACTGGAGTAGCCCGTGCCCCCTGAGTATTGTTGTCACTGCgtagttatttatatatgttttattgtCAACTTATGACTAGTTATTCTAACACAGTCGCTCATTAACcattaatgtgtagactGGAATTTACTCAATGATTATTGCACGCCCTTGTATATTGACGAATACGATGACTGCAAGAGTAAGAAGTCTTTCAGTTCTGAGGAGGAGAAACGTAAATGGTCCTCTTTTTGCCAAATTCCCTGGCCTAAAATCGACGGATCTGACAACAGTCCTGAGGTCGTGACCATTACAGAGGCCAAAAAGGTTAACTTGAGTGGTCCTATAGTTCATGGTACGTTGCTCTCCTGCTTCACATTCGACCTTCAGAGACTGGCGGCGTAAATGTCATTGGGGACGTGAGGCCTAAGGGGCGCGAGGGCCCTGTGGACATTGACTACTctaaaaagataaaaaatactatGAAGTTGCAGGCTCCTCTGAACTCGTAGGTTACctcattaatttaatttctaCTTTTCTCTGGGTTGTATATAAATCGCTCTGTATCGTGTATGTGCTTCTGCTTAACCATATTAGAGGCGCTATCCCTTCCCTGATAGCATCAGGATAACTGCGAAGCCTACGATTGCGTGCTTCAGCGCCGGGTACTCGTTCAGGTAAATGCTCAAGATTCCCACTTTTGGAATCTTCATCAGGACTGTTCCGATCACGTCCTTTTCGTTAAGCCAGTTCTTGTTCTTTGGATACAGCGACCTGTCGTGGATTCTGTTGTTGTCGCCCTTGGTGAGCAGGCTGAGTGTGTCCTCTCCTTCGTGCAGGGTCAGCGCTCTGTGCACTATTGGTATTTCCCTTCCCTCCAGCCTAAACACCACGATGTCTCCCGAGTTTActtctttcttcttcatcaggAACAGTATGTCTCCTCTGTAGAACGCGGGCTCCATGCTTCCGCTCAGGACCACGACCACTGGCGAATCCGTGCCTAAAACAGTGTTTGTCGGCAGAAGAGATTGAATTTGTATGGAAAAGGCTCATGGGCCCATTCAAAACTTACCGGTTACCAGCATCGTCAATTTCCAGAACATAAGTGCCACAAAAAGCATCGAGGTGACTGAAAGCAGATATTCGAAGGATTCCAAGGGCCTTCTTTTAAAAATCCGAAACTCATTTCGagttttatataattcCTCTTTCAAACTGTCCATTTTGCCAAATATAGATATTGATACACCCGATAAACAAGGATCGTTGTTCTACACAACACAATCTaactgtattttttaatctgATCCGATCTTTCGTATAAAACTTGCAACTAAGCACATAAATGTAAATCTAggataatttaaatatttgtgattaataacacattattgtattcttctttatttggCTATATGACTTTTTGACTAATGATTTAACGCCTTGAAACCATTGGGTATGCTATAAAGCAGCAGGATGTCACTTTCTTGCTCTTATTCTTGACTGCCTTCACCAGGTGTTCCTCCGATCCGAAGTATCTCTCCATGCTCATTGCTGGCTTTCCGAACACGCTTCTCATATCGAAGTTTGGAACTAGCGGCGGTACAAATACCAACGCGCAATAACTTAGTGGCGTGCCTCCTTGCGGCATTATTGAAACGTAGTCTAAATCGAAGCTGAATTTCGACACTCCAGATTCCAAAGGGGACTTTGGGCTGCTCCAGCCGTACAAACTCGCTTTGTTTGCCCTTTTTCCATCGCTGTGTATATCGTACCCAATTAACAGGGAGTTGTACCTTTCGCTTAACCCCGTTACTGTTATTTTTGGTGACGTCGA
The sequence above is a segment of the Theileria orientalis strain Shintoku DNA, chromosome 3, complete genome genome. Coding sequences within it:
- a CDS encoding Plasmodium falciparum CPW-WPC repeat containing protein, whose protein sequence is MYLFRTAYILIYTCIFTVCCDSNDKFGIDIPKIHTVEEAFKLFQNEPKPENITELGTDLLRSAAEHVGEIKTISGKCVPDFSQPCPEVCRATSSYKGLCKTEASFKSFTPEQKINWSNSCQATWPCKKANKNEECSDNERNVSLYMLIFLFSIIKRVPCFSLKRYSVESCGTGWPCMRNCSFVFEECPLDWTKDSDGSCLAPPSYKGSCDRKFHFTHYTQKMKLEYLKSCDIAFECSNCCKKDYDKCPNNWKGGGNNTCTSPSYDEYCSKLYSDIVAATNNNNKASSMNRASSTQNNKLVISLNALSYDNKVLFESKCSIVNFPCAETDEYNWSSPCPLNWNLLNDYCTPLYIDEYDDCKSKKSFSSEEEKRKWSSFCQIPWPKIDGSDNSPEVVTITEAKKVNLSGPIVHETGGVNVIGDVRPKGREGPVDIDYSKKIKNTMKLQAPLNS
- a CDS encoding signal peptidase gives rise to the protein MDSLKEELYKTRNEFRIFKRRPLESFEYLLSVTSMLFVALMFWKLTMLVTGTDSPVVVVLSGSMEPAFYRGDILFLMKKKEVNSGDIVVFRLEGREIPIVHRALTLHEGEDTLSLLTKGDNNRIHDRSLYPKNKNWLNEKDVIGTVLMKIPKVGILSIYLNEYPALKHAIVGFAVILMLSGKG